One genomic window of Nicotiana sylvestris chromosome 10, ASM39365v2, whole genome shotgun sequence includes the following:
- the LOC104210036 gene encoding protein NRT1/ PTR FAMILY 3.1 — translation MEVMKKKENTSRKMKGGMITMPFIFANEICEKLAVVGFGTNMIIYLTNELHLPLTKAANTLTNFGGTASLTPLLGAFIADTFAGKFWTITIASIIYQIGMIILTLSAILPQLRPPSCKGDEICKEANSGQLAILYISLLLTAFGSGGIRPCVVAFGAEQFDETDPNQKTQTWKFFNWYYFSMGFSMLIAVTVIVYIQDNIGWGIGFGIPTIAMLISIIVFIFGYPLYRNLDPAGSPFTRLLQVCVAAYKKRKLDMVSDPNFLYQNEELDADISTAGKLVHTKQMKFLDRAAIVTEEDNPKSPNLWRLNTVHRVEELKSVIRMGPIWASGIILITAYAQQHTFSIQQAKTMDRHLIKSFEIPAASMTVFTLTTMLCTICFYDRVFVPIARKFTGLERGISFLSRMAIGFFISVLATLVAGFIEVKRKEAALIHGLIDKGKETVPISVFWLVPQYCLHGVAEAFMSIGHLEFFYDQAPESMRSTATALFWTSISAGNYLSTLLVSLVHKFTSGAGGSNWLPDNNLNKGKLEYFYWLITILQVINLIYYLFCAKFYTFKPIQVQKTEDLDSKKDGIELVHNV, via the exons atggaagtaatgaagaagaaagaaaacacCTCTAGAAAAATGAAGGGTGGAATGATCACTATGCCCTTCATTTTTG cAAATGAGATATGTGAAAAGTTGGCAGTGGTGGGATTTGGTACAAATATGATAATATATTTGACAAATGAGCTCCATCTTCCATTGACAAAAGCAGCTAATACTCTTACAAATTTTGGTGGCACTGCAAGTTTGACACCATTGCTTGGAGCTTTCATTGCTGATACTTTTGCAGGAAAGTTTTGGACCATAACTATTGCTTCTATCATCTACCAAATA GGTATGATCATTTTAACATTATCAGCAATACTTCCACAACTAAGGCCACCTTCTTGTAAAGGTGATGAAATATGCAAAGAAGCAAATTCTGGCCAATTAGCCATCCTTTATATATCATTACTCTTAACAGCATTTGGATCAGGAGGAATTAGGCCTTGTGTTGTAGCATTTGGAGCAGAACAATTTGATGAAACTGATCCAAATCAaaaaacacaaacatggaaattcTTCAATTGGTATTATTTTAGTATGGGATTTTCCATGCTAATAGCTGTGACAGTAATTGTTTATATTCAAGATAATATTGGATGGGGTATAGGATTTGGTATTCCAACTATTGCTATGCTTATTTCAATTATTGTTTTCATATTTGGATACCCTTTATATAGAAATTTGGATCCTGCTGGTAGCCCATTTACTAGGCTATTACAAGTTTGTGTTGCTGCCtacaagaaaagaaaattggaCATGGTTTCTGATCCTAATTTCTTGTACCAAAATGAAGAACTTGATGCTGATATTTCTACTGCTGGCAAGCTTGTTCACACTAAGCAAATGAA ATTCTTGGACAGAGCAGCAATTGTGACAGAGGAAGACAATCCAAAATCTCCGAATTTATGGAGATTAAACACAGTTCATCGCGTAGAAGAGCTAAAATCAGTGATCAGAATGGGACCAATATGGGCATCTGGAATTATTCTAATCACAGCATATGCTCAACAACACACATTCTCAATACAACAGGCAAAAACAATGGACAGACACTTAATAAAATCGTTCGAAATCCCAGCTGCATCGATGACAGTCTTCACATTAACAACAATGTTATGCACCATTTGCTTCTATGACCGAGTTTTTGTGCCTATAGCACGTAAATTCACTGGTCTAGAACGAGGCATATCGTTCCTTAGCAGAATGGCTATTGGCTTCTTTATTTCAGTTCTAGCCACATTAGTAGCCGGATTTATAGAAGTTAAACGAAAAGAAGCAGCGTTAATTCATGGACTAATCGATAAAGGTAAAGAGACTGTTCCCATTTCGGTATTTTGGCTTGTGCCCCAATATTGCTTACATGGTGTAGCTGAGGCATTTATGTCAATTGGACATCTTGAATTTTTCTATGATCAAGCACCAGAGAGTATGAGAAGTACAGCTACTGCATTATTTTGGACATCAATTTCAGCTGGGAATTATTTGAGTACACTTTTGGTTTCATTAGTTCATAAATTTACTTCAGGTGCTGGAGGATCAAATTGGTTACCTGATAATAATTTGAATAAGGGAAAATTAGAGTATTTTTATTGGTTAATCACAATTCTACAAGTGATTAACTTGATTTACTATCTGTTTTGTGCAAAATTCTATACTTTTAAGCCTATTCAGGTACAGAAGACAGAAGATTTGGACTCTAAAAAAGATGGAATTGAACTTGTACACAATGTTTAG